In Littorina saxatilis isolate snail1 linkage group LG8, US_GU_Lsax_2.0, whole genome shotgun sequence, a single genomic region encodes these proteins:
- the LOC138974504 gene encoding uncharacterized protein yields MAFASANDLFSFLRSQSVIKDVISDTDSSIELNAPAEAPVPAPNEALFEAPDGSSTPRSDLSDIIPASPLEQENMLIMNEASSRCSSGYRTDDFSDDLFSSGMDVSDSPESVEYIPSTDSDSESSDSVVYPQLTTRNSTVHQNSGTLNDQDHCRSLNETEQEETVVVQCSNGKKKWYCLHCHKAQSVLPRHLRDVHGEEQDVQEYMNCKEPKQKELLLMRLRNMGNHLHNVEVLKQGKGELIVCHRPSDAKVCAKDFGPCLLCYGYYKTSLLYKHKCPLETKPSLKGIAKVKHSKLLLPMKWNESDSQAFLLFLGSVRKDEIGMVATHDSLIVELARCEFDTHGHNPDQHEYARSRIREMARLLIDLRKNTEKGSEDPKKAARYSLTEFITPEEIQSIVASARNVCGYNHTTQEFDSPSLATKIGISLKKCARLLQAKAIERRDKETETNAVQFLQVMNMTWNRKINHHAGRTLVKKKRNKIQLLPVTEDIVRFSRFLKEEATKCVERLESTETPLATTTETWSRLNEILLSQCILFNRRRQGEVSKMKVGDYKAGLTNQSPAEEDVLKMISPFERELCQNLMRIEVEGKRGRTVPVLLSRAMKHSLDILLASRDKAGISRENQFLFPRTHYQSKGHIRGTDCLRDLAQESGIKHPELVRSTKLRKQIATITQVVNLQDNELDVLASFLGHDVRVHREYYRLPEHTLQVAKVAKLLIAMETGEISCMKGKTLDDITVRADEGLVEEDSSASASEDEAATSARGRKLGNAGLDNESSLESEHLLGRDGEDLEDYKLHPSCSGNQSKPDHNSILNLVLIGFCGLLDRK; encoded by the exons ATGGCGTTTGCATCAGCCAATGATCTGTTTTCTTTTCTGAGGAGCCA GTCAGTTATCAAAGATGTcatcagtgacactgacagcagcATTGAG TTAAACGCACCAGCTGAAGCACCAGTGCCGGCTCCAAATGAGGCACTATTTGAAGCACCAGATGGCAGCTCCACTCCCAGATCAGACCTGTCGGATATCATACCTGCTAGTCCCTTAGAACAAGAAAACATGCTCATCATGAATGAAGCAAGCTCACGATGTTCCAGTGGATACAGAACAGATGATTTTAGTGATGATCTGTTCAGCAGTGGCATGGACGTCAGTGACTCCCCAGAATCTGTGGAATATATTCCTTCAACAGACTCAGATAGTGAGTCTTCAGACTCAGTAGTATACCCACAACTCACAACCCGCAACTCTACTGTACACCAAAACTCTGGAACACTGAACGATCAGGATCACTGTCGCTCTCTAAATGAGACTGAGCAGGAAGAAACAGTGGTCGTGCAGTGTTCAAATGGGAAGAAGAAATGGTATTGTTTACATTGTCATAAAGCCCAGTCTGTACTGCCGCGACATCTCCGAGATGTCCATGGTGAAGAACAGGATGTACAAGAGTACATGAACTGCaaagaaccaaaacaaaaagagTTGCTTCTCATGAGACTCAGAAACATGGGTAACCATCTGCACAATGTGGAAGTTCTTAAACAAGGAAAGGGTGAACTGATTGTGTGCCATCGACCTTCTGATGCAAAAGTGTGTGCAAAAGACTTTGGACCGTGTCTGCTTTGCTATGGCTATTATAAAACCTCTCTACTGTACAAGCACAAATGTCCGTTGGAAACAAAACCAAGTCTGAAAGGCATCGCAAAAGTGAAACACAGTAAGCTTCTCCTTCCAATGAAGTGGAATGAGTCCGACAGTCAAGCCTTCTTACTGTTTTTGGGCTCTGTGAGAAAGGATGAAATCGGCATGGTTGCAACGCATGACAGTTTGATTGTTGAGCTGGCAAGGTGCGAATTCGACACACATGGCCACAATCCTGACCAGCATGAATATGCACGATCTAGAATCAGAGAGATGGCACGACTTCTCATTGACTTGAGGAAGAACACTGAAAAGGGTAGTGAAGATCCAAAGAAAGCAGCAAGGTATTCATTGACTGAGTTCATTACACCAGAGGAGATCCAGTCCATTGTCGCCTCTGCCAGAAATGTCTGTGGCTACAACCACACTACCCAAGAGTTTGACTCACCATCCCTTGCAACGAAGATAGGGATAAGTTTGAAGAAATGTGCACGTCTGTTGCAAGCCAAGGCCATAGAACGAAGAGACAAGGAGACAGAAACTAACGCTGTGCAGTTCTTGCAAGTCATGAACATGACATGGAACAGGAAGATCAACCACCATGCTGGCAGAACTTtggtgaagaaaaaaagaaacaagatcCAGCTGTTGCCAGTTACCGAGGACATTGTCCGTTTCTCACGATTCCTGAAAGAAGAGGCGACAAAGTGTGTGGAACGCCTAGAGTCAACTGAAACACCTTTGGccacaacaacagaaacatgGAGCAGATTGAATGAAATTCTCCTCAGTCAGTGCATTTTGTTTAACAGAAGACGCCAGGGGGAAGTCTCCAAGATGAAGGTGGGTGACTACAAAGCAGGCCTCACAAACCAGAGTCCCGCTGAGGAGGACGTCCTGAAGATGATCAGCCCTTTTGAGAGGGAACTGTGTCAAAATTTGATGCGCATAGAAGTGGAGGGAAAACGAGGAAGGACTGTACCTGTATTGTTGTCACGTGCAATGAAGCATTCACTGGACATTCTCTTGGCATCAAGGGATAAAGCAGGCATCAGCAGGGAGAACCAGTTTCTCTTTCCAAGAACACACTATCAGTCAAAAGGACACATTCGTGGCACAGACTGTTTGCGAGATCTGGCACAAGAAAGTGGAATTAAGCATCCTGAGCTTGTACGTTCTACAAAGCTACGCAAGCAGATAGCCACCATCACGCAAGTTGTGAACTTGCAAGACAATGAACTCGATGTTTTGGCATCCTTCCTTGGACATGATGTCCGTGTGCACCGTGAATACTATCGCTTGCCGGAGCACACTCTTCAGGTTGCAAAGGTTGCTAAGCTCCTCATTGCCATGGAGACGGGCGAAATCTCGTGCATGAAAGGAAAGACACTTGATGACATAACTGTTCGAGCTGATGAGG GTTTGGTTGAGGAGGACAGctctgccagtgccagtgagGATGAAGCTGCAACAAGTGCAAGAGGTCGAAAACTCGGCAATGCAG GTCTTGACAACGAAAGTTCCCTGGAGTCTGAGCATTTACTTGGGAGAGATGGAGAGGATCTGGAAGACTATAAACTTCACCCATCTTGTTCAGGTAACCAAAGTAAGCCAGATCACAATTCTATACTCAACTTGGTTCTGATTGGGTTCTGTGGTCTGCTGGACCGTAAGTAG
- the LOC138972758 gene encoding uncharacterized protein has product MFEPRARENERNVEENHLSDNSSMINRLGNTDWSECANCVEMEKVEECNCCTESTKIMKKLNCPRQEVPLHRILTACEVVPWCAREENQDTFTFMWSTGHQICISV; this is encoded by the exons atgtttgaaCCTCGGGCACGAGAAAATGAAAGGAACGTGGAGGAAAATCATCTTTCTGACAACAGCAGCATGATTAATCGCCTTGGGAACACAGACTG GTCTGAATGTGCCAACTGTGTGGAGATGGAGAAAGTGGAGGAATGCAACTGCTGCACAGAGTCTACTAAAATTATGAAGAAGCTGAACTGTCCCAGGCAG GAAGTACCGCTACATAGGATTCTGACAGCTTGTGAGGTGGTGCCATGGTGTGCTAGGGAGGAAAATCAGGATACCTTTACCTTCATGTGGAGTACGGGCCATCAGATATGCATTTCCGTCTGA